The Fundidesulfovibrio magnetotacticus genome includes a region encoding these proteins:
- a CDS encoding flagellin, which produces QIQAENLQAAESQISDVDVAEEMTSFVRSQILTQSAIAMLSQANSLPKMAMQLLG; this is translated from the coding sequence GCAGATCCAGGCCGAAAACCTGCAGGCCGCCGAGTCGCAGATCTCGGACGTGGACGTGGCCGAGGAGATGACCAGCTTCGTGCGCTCGCAGATCCTCACCCAGTCCGCCATCGCCATGCTCTCGCAGGCAAACAGCCTGCCCAAGATGGCCATGCAGCTCCTCGGCTAG